The Candidatus Saccharibacteria bacterium genome has a segment encoding these proteins:
- a CDS encoding DUF2200 domain-containing protein encodes MNSIDHPIYSMSFAKVYPLYVQKATKKGRTKEEVDQILNWLTGYTDDLLQKALINEIDFRTFFDQATLLNPQRKLITGVVCGVRVEDVKEPLMQEIRYLDKLIDELAKGKTMNKILRDPTK; translated from the coding sequence ATGAACAGCATCGATCACCCCATCTACAGCATGAGCTTTGCTAAGGTGTACCCCCTGTATGTGCAAAAGGCCACAAAAAAAGGACGAACAAAAGAAGAAGTTGATCAGATACTAAACTGGTTAACTGGCTACACTGATGATTTATTGCAAAAAGCGTTAATTAACGAAATTGATTTTAGGACATTTTTTGATCAAGCGACCCTACTTAACCCGCAGCGCAAACTAATCACTGGCGTTGTTTGTGGTGTGCGGGTTGAAGATGTCAAAGAGCCCTTAATGCAAGAGATTCGCTACCTTGATAAGTTGATAGATGAATTAGCAAAAGGCAAAACAATGAATAAAATATTACGGGACCCTACCAAGTGA
- a CDS encoding DUF1801 domain-containing protein, protein MSVLTDYYKDADPDRLAVLLDLWNYAKEQEPKATEGLSYGYPALKLNGRPLIGFSIAKHHMSVYPFSPKVIEQITPELKNYEYSKGLIRFTVKKPVTKKVISLLIELRKDMLSS, encoded by the coding sequence GTGAGCGTGTTAACAGATTACTACAAAGACGCTGACCCAGATCGTTTGGCGGTATTGCTTGATTTATGGAACTATGCGAAAGAACAAGAGCCAAAAGCTACCGAAGGACTAAGCTACGGCTACCCTGCCCTAAAATTGAACGGACGTCCATTGATTGGTTTTTCAATAGCTAAACACCATATGAGTGTCTACCCGTTTAGCCCAAAAGTGATCGAACAGATCACACCTGAACTTAAAAACTATGAATATTCCAAAGGATTGATTCGATTTACGGTTAAAAAGCCCGTAACTAAAAAAGTCATTAGCCTGTTAATTGAACTGCGTAAAGACATGCTGAGTAGTTGA